The Pyrenophora tritici-repentis strain M4 chromosome 2, whole genome shotgun sequence genome window below encodes:
- a CDS encoding nucleolar GTP-binding protein 1 has translation MKTQWKDIPAVPTSQEFLDIVLSRTQRRLPTQIRAGFKISRIRAFYTRKVKYTSETFTERLSTTIEAFPRLADIHPFHRDLLNTLYDADHFRIALGQLSTAKSLIETVARDYVRLLKYGQSLFQCKQLKRAALGRMATICKRLKDPLVYLEQVRQHLGRLPSIDPNTRTLVIAGFPNVGKSSFLKSISRADVEVQPYAFTTKSLYVGHFDYKMLRFQAVDTPGILDHALEDMNTIEHQSICAIAHLRAHILYFMDLSEQCGYSVASQIALFNNIKPLFANKLISIVVNKIDLMRPDQLDAETQEQLQGMLKSGEVEMLELSCNTLEGVMAVRNSVCDRLIAARNAEKLKAGTNSAGEPSGRLGELLRRIHVAQPLGGVTRETSIPEAVLNKKKYNKDDPDRPMLERDLEEENGGAGVYNIDLRKNYLLDNDEWKHDRIPEVFKGQNVYDFIDPDIEEKLAALEAEEEKLEGEGFYESDDDLEDAEEADIRYKAELIREKRQLIRNEAKMRKSLKNRAVIPRTKKAKQMSQMESHLESLGYDTSKVVERAAAQAEARGRSLARGKSEGPGADAMDVDTPKSALERAKSRGRSQSTNRRTDGVTNEVAASKAEKLAKLSQKKMNRMARQGEADRHQTGSLIKHLTAGKRGIGKTSHR, from the exons ATGAAGACCCAGTGGAAGGATATTCCCGCCGTGCCCACGAGCCAGGAGTTTCTGGACATCGTGCTCTCCAGGACCCAGAGGAG ATTGCCTACTCAGATTCGCGCAGGTTTCAAGATCAGCAGAATTCGAGCTTTCTACACGCGAAAAGTCAAATACACATCCGAGACCTTCACCGAGCGCCTCTCCACCACCATCGAGGCCTTTCCCCGTCTGGCAGATATCCACCCGTTCCATCGCGATCTTCTCAACACACTATATGATGCGGATCACTTTCGAATTGCCCTGGGTCAGCTGTCTACGGCAAAGTCACTCATCGAAACAGTTGCGCGCGACTATGTGCGCCTTCTCAAGTACGGACAATCTCTCTTCCAGTGCAAGCAGCTAAAGAGGGCGGCGCTGGGTCGCATGGCCACCATCTGCAAGAGGTTAAAAGACCCTCTGGTCTATCTCGAGCAGGTTAGGCAGCATTTGGGTCGTCTCCCCTCCATCGACCCCAACACGCGCACCCTTGTCATTGCCGGTTTCCCCAATGTCGGCAAGTCGTCATTCTTGAAGTCCATCTCAAGAGCCGATGTCGAGGTGCAGCCGTACGCTTTCACTACCAAGAGTTTGTACGTGGGCCATTTCGACTACAAGATGCTCCGATTCCAGGCAGTCGACACTCCTGGTATTCTAGACCACGCGCTTGAGGACATGAACACCATTGAGCATCAGTCCATCTGCGCCATTGCTCATCTTCGTGCTCACATCCTCTACTTTATGGATCTCAGTGAGCAATGCGGTTACTCCGTCGCCTCCCAAATCGCCCTCTTCAACAATATCAAACCTCTATTCGCAAACAAGTTGATCTCCATTGTAGTCAACAAAATCGACCTCATGCGCCCAGATCAGCTCGATGCTGAGACCCAAGAGCAGCTTCAGGGTATGCTCAAGTCTGGCGAAGTCGAGATGCTCGAGCTTTCCTGCAATACTCTCGAGGGTGTCATGGCCGTACGCAACTCAGTCTGTGATCGCTTGATCGCTGCACGCAATGCCGAGAAGCTGAAGGCTGGTACCAACAGCGCTGGCGAGCCTTCTGGCCGTCTTGGTGAACTGCTCCGCCGTATTCACGTTGCTCAGCCATTGGGTGGCGTCACTCGTGAGACTTCGATACCTGAAGCCGTTCTGAACAAGAAAAAGTACAACAAAGACGACCCCGACCGACCTATGCTTGAGCGCGATCTCGAAGAAGAGAACGGTGGAGCTGGTGTATACAACATCGACCTGCGCAAAAACTACCTGCTCGATAACGACGAGTGGAAGCACGATCGCATCCCCGAAGTCTTCAAGGGCCAGAACGTGTACGACTTCATCGACCCTGACATCGAGGAGAAGCTTGCGGCACTCGAAGCCGAAGAGGAGAAGCTGGAGGGCGAGGGCTTCTACGAATCAGACGACGATCTTGAAGATGCTGAAGAGGCAGATATCCGGTACAAGGCAGAGCTTATCCGTGAAAAGAGGCAGCTTATCCGGAACGAAGCCAAGATGCGCAAGAGTCTCAAGAACAGGGCTGTCATTCCTAGAACTAAGAAGGCGAAGCAAATGTCGCAGATGGAATCGCATCTCGAGAGCCTTGGATACGATACATCAAAGGTTGTCGAGCGTGCGGCGGCTCAAGCCGAAGCACGAGGACGCAGTTTGGCCCGTGGAAAATCAGAGGGCCCCGGCGCCGATGCTATGGATGTCGATACACCCAAGTCTGCGCTTGAACGCGCTAAGAGCCGAGGACGCAGCCAGAGCACCAACAGGAGGACTGACGGTGTCACAAATGAGGTTGCCGCTTCAAAGGCGGAGAAGCTGGCCAAGTTGTCGCAGAAGAAGATGAACAGAATGGCCAGACAGGGTGAAGCCGACAGGCACCAGACTGGCTCTTTGATCAAGCATTTG ACTGCTGGCAAGCGTGGTATCGGAAAGACCAGCCACAGATAA